AATTTCGGCCATATACAGCCAATTGTCGATGAGCATCTCCGCCTTTGATCGCACGAAATGTCCATCGGCTGCGCGGTGTTTAGCCTCGAACTTCTCTCGAAATGCAACAGCCTCGCTTTTGGTCGCTTGCGTATGGCCCCCTGCTGGAGCGATCCCGACAACTTCCTCAATGCTGGAAACAAGCGTACTGTTCTGAAGGAGGTCTTCAGGCCAGACCACGTACGGGACTCCGGTTTTCGGATGCTCCATCTGCTTGCCGCCGACCCTGCGGCCTTGCTCGCTGATGTTCCATCCCTTAATCCCCTTGCTGATCCAGCCCAGCTCCGAAAGCACGGAATTGATCCGTTGCGGCGAAAGGTCGAACCGTTTCCCGATGGTCGTTGCCGAGATGATCCTACTATCATGAGCAAGGTCTTCGGGGTCGGCGCCTTCGGCAGCAAATATCGGATCAGATGCCAGTGCCTCAGGCCATCCAATGTACCGCCCGTATTGCTTGCTCTCGATATAGTCCCCGCCTTTCTGACGCCCCAGTTCGGTCAGGTGCCAGTCATCGCCTGTCTTCTCCACCAGCCCCCGGGTCTTCAGGATCGCAAAGACATCGCCCGGCTTCATGCCCATCGTCTTGGCCAGCGCAGAGGTGGAAACACGTTTGATATTCATATTCGTCTCCCTTTACGACATCACGACAAGTCACACTTTACGTCCGCCCCAACCCGCCGGTCAATGCGTGTCCTTGCCCTTTCTTATGAGATCCGCCCCGTCGCATGTCATGCGCCACATAGAAACTCCCCGCTTTGCCTTGACTTGCGCATGGACGTTGACTATAAACTACTCTGACCGAAGGGCCGCTAGCTCAGTTGGCTAGAGCGCCTGCTCGACACGCAGGAGGTCACTGGTTCAAGTCCAGTGCGGCCCATTACGAGGATGTCGCCTGAGATCATGTTTACCGCGGCCCGATCGGTCGCGGCTCATGCCGTTCAGCCAAGCCCACTCTCCTATCGATCATGACGTCTTGGACCTTTTTTGTCGCCCGCGGATGGAGGGATTGGTAAAGTCTTCATCTGGCGCCGACCGCGGCCGCCTGCCGTTTGCCTGCTGCTTTGAAGGATTTCCATGATCACCATCAGTGCTTTCGCCGACGAGATTGGACCGGACCTCACGCTCCAGATGGATACCTGCCAAGCTGTCGGCGTGCGGCACATCGACGTGCGCGGCATCGACGGGGTGAACGTCTCGGCCTTTACGCCCGCCCAGGCCAAGGACTACCGCCAGCGTCTCGACGGCCGCGGGTTTTCAGTGCCGTGCATCGGTTCTCCCATCGGCAAAATCACGATGGACGACGACTTCGACGCTCATCTGGATTTGCTGCGGCGGTGCTTCGAGGTCGCCGACATTTTCGGCACGCGCCTGGTGCGCATCTTCAGCTTCTACGGCGGCGCGGGCAAGAAGATCGCCGACCAGCGGGCCGGCGTACTCGACCGGATGGCCGCCATGGTGCGACTGGCCGAGGACGCCGGATTCATCCTCATGCACGAAAATGAAAAGGCGATCTACGGCGCCAAGCCGCAGGGTGTGAGAGACCTGCTGACGAGCATCCGCTCGAAGAACCTGCTGGGGGTCTTCGACCCTGCCAACTATGTCG
This window of the Planctomycetaceae bacterium genome carries:
- a CDS encoding glycerol kinase produces the protein MNIKRVSTSALAKTMGMKPGDVFAILKTRGLVEKTGDDWHLTELGRQKGGDYIESKQYGRYIGWPEALASDPIFAAEGADPEDLAHDSRIISATTIGKRFDLSPQRINSVLSELGWISKGIKGWNISEQGRRVGGKQMEHPKTGVPYVVWPEDLLQNSTLVSSIEEVVGIAPAGGHTQATKSEAVAFREKFEAKHRAADGHFVRSKAEMLIDNWLYMAEIVHAYERKLPVEEDVYCDFYIPSGKVYIEYWGIEDDAKYQARKEQKQAVYQKYAFKLIELNEADVQNLDDVLPRKLLRFDVQSY
- a CDS encoding TIM barrel protein, whose product is MITISAFADEIGPDLTLQMDTCQAVGVRHIDVRGIDGVNVSAFTPAQAKDYRQRLDGRGFSVPCIGSPIGKITMDDDFDAHLDLLRRCFEVADIFGTRLVRIFSFYGGAGKKIADQRAGVLDRMAAMVRLAEDAGFILMHENEKAIYGAKPQGVRDLLTSIRSKNLLGVFDPANYVEEGVKPFDEGWAAGLAEMTQYFHAKDKDETKGMCVPVGTGQGQFAEIFADMARREWSGVVTLEPHLAAAGQFSGHTGPQMFATAARALQDLCTRAGLDYC